In the genome of Micromonospora sp. Llam0, the window TCCGAGGGGAAACGTGTCGACCGGTTCCCATGTGTAGCTTCCGGTGTCGGCGTGCTGGTGGACGGCGAGCAGGTGCGCTTGGGTCACCGGAAATGTGGCGCGGCCGGCGCGGACGTGGTTGAGAGCGCCCAGGTGGGGCTCGATATCGACGTGGCCGGTGGCGTACGACACGGTCACGTGTGGTCTGCCGTGCCCAGCCATCGGGTCGATGGAGTCGGGGCCGAGCGCCTCGGCGGCGGCCTGGCGGACGGCCGAGCGGAGATCTCGCCATGGCTGGTCCGGCACGGCGTCGAGGGTGATTGTGTGGGCGGCCACGAGTGCGGGCCCGATCTGGAGGGTGAACGCGGGAACCGTGGCGATGTGTTGGCGGAGGGCTGCGGTCACGGCTGCCAGTTGCGCATCGGTCAGCTCG includes:
- a CDS encoding 2'-5' RNA ligase family protein, with the protein product MKSFFTRSPKARWPKSGRLHIYALPPDDDVATMAAAYQDLLAAHALTNLSRQPGRWLHLSVERFNRYLDELTDAQLAAVTAALRQHIATVPAFTLQIGPALVAAHTITLDAVPDQPWRDLRSAVRQAAAEALGPDSIDPMAGHGRPHVTVSYATGHVDIEPHLGALNHVRAGRATFPVTQAHLLAVHQHADTGSYTWEPVDTFPLGYTGQQVGIVPS